The Tigriopus californicus strain San Diego chromosome 5, Tcal_SD_v2.1, whole genome shotgun sequence genome includes a region encoding these proteins:
- the LOC131880871 gene encoding transient receptor potential cation channel protein painless-like, with protein sequence MELKENAKLIKETEILDLDAENGQRNLCYSTGLRNPQATALSALKTRHIRLFSDAVNDDRFDVNHSYRSDDGMLSRPLLAIALEQWTNPREDNLYVDILLSIGARLDDLDEFTEDAPFHTIINKCDPDLVTLALKYVGRGSINVANGEGMTPLHCATAMLLDREEQHHQKIGDIVQILLKTEGIEVNAEDLRGGQTPLFYAASAGNRRVVETLMEHGADSSLELDGKSIQSLIERKIKGFNVSAYKQKAKERPIKARLFLAAETNDVNLLVQLISNDPSIDWDQEDGSMTLLQLATSHGNKEMVKFLLEKGSNPNKATISETRTPILIAAHHGYYDCLKVFKECPRADFSKVQLGTEKTVLHEVFLRDSPKHFYGHQPENASYDKCWQVLFPTHETNTKFATQINRIINYQEKLDGNTALHYATQQEDQDIIKMLLKQGANMGVKNHRGKTPVQCILPDTLADFLSDECIERKGIITDEDFQITFKYDFLAPPILSEKMAKTYENSGKLNEDGYHGERPLPETEALWYLSTVSNDHRALLKHPVIASFLWLKWQRIRTIFYVNLFLYFLFVLLLTSFIFLRFGGFAVQPAFNVSDAQRHPSYDFNNSNKTAIVILTVAISVLLAILALREIFQMLVSVKRYFFSPENIMEIMILVISCIILYDEDAYTMDTKRHLAAVCILMTWTEMLVLIGRHPRLSTNITMFTTVITTFFAFLLWYSIIIIAFGISFYIMMHQDFKEGELNTEYPFFDTIWLALFKTSAMFVGELEFADIPFTGNVLSYLIFLAFIFLIVVVLMNLLNGLAVSDTGLIREEAEVVGWTSRVESITYVESMLLGDPFYFLSNWPPIKILQKIPNCTVCRLLYRFPRVRDLLQKISGGTKILLFYSCLPNKRAIFTPNKKTQRLLLSYKNSLKIDHETANGISLKTEGQKLAISDDVLDSAKSLLLAKMRAEKEAEEKKAIHDKLDRLEKIESMLEQLLAKK encoded by the exons ATGGAATTGAAAGAGAACGCCAAGTTGATCAAGGAAACGGAGATCCTGGACTTGGATGCAGAGAATGGTCAACGGAACCTGTGCTATTCGACTGGTCTCAGAAATCCTCAG GCCACCGCTCTGTCTGCACTCAAAACCAGGCACATCCGGCTCTTTAGTGATGCTGTGAATGATGATCGCTTCGATGTCAATCATTCCTATCGCTCTGATGACGGCATGCTGTCACGCCCACTTCTGGCTATCGCCTTGGAGCAATGGACCAATCCCCGCGAAGACAATCTTTACGTGGACATCTTGCTGTCGATTGGTGCCAGATTAGATGATCTGGACGAATTCACCGAGGATGCGCCTTTCCATACCATCATCAATAAATGCGATCCAGACCTTGTgaccttggccttgaaataCGTGGGAAGAGGCAGTATCAATGTGGCCAATGGCGAAGGAATGACGCCTCTACATTGTGCCACAGCTATGCTTCTG GACCGAGAGGAGCAACATCACCAAAAGATTGGGGacattgttcaaatcctgCTTAAAACCGAAGGCATCGAAGTGAATGCTGAAGATTTGCGTGGTGGGCAAACGCCTTTGTTTTATGCGGCTAGTGCAGGAAATCGAAGAGTGGTGGAGACTCTAATGGAACATGGTGCCGATTCCAGTTTGGAACTAGATGGAAAGTCCATTCAGTCTCTGATTGAACGGAAAATCAAGGGCTTCAATGTCTCGGCATATAAGCAAAAGGCCAAGGAGAGGCCCATCAAGGCTCGTTTGTTTTTGGCCGCCGAGACGAATGACGTTAATCTGCTGGTTCAATTAATTTCCAACGATCCATCCATTGACTGGGACCAGGAGGACGGTTCCATGACTTTGCTGCAACTAGCAACCAGTCATGGAAATAAGGAAATGGTCAAGTTCTTGTTGGAGAAAGGCTCCAACCCCAACAAGGCCACAATATCAGAGACACGTACTCCAATTCTGATTGCCGCTCATCACGGGTATTATGACTGTTTGAAGGTCTTCAAAGAGTGCCCAAGggctgacttttccaaagtGCAACTGGGCACAGAAAAGACCGTTCTCCACGAAGTATTCCTCCGTGACTCGCCCAAACACTTCTACGGCCATCAACCGGAAAATGCCTCTTACGATAAATGCTGGCAAGTGTTATTCCCAACCCACGAAACCAACACCAAATTTGCGACCCAAATCAATCGGATCATCAACTACCAAGAGAAGTTGGATGGCAATACGGCCTTGCATTACGCCACCCAGCAAGAGGACCAGGACATAATCAAGATGCTCCTAAAGCAAGGAGCCAATATGGGCGTGAAGAACCATCGCGGCAAAACTCCCGTCCAATGCATCTTACCCGACACCCTAGCCGACTTCTTGAGTGACGAATGCATTGAGAGAAAAGGAATCATCACGGATGAGGACtttcaaatcactttcaaGTACGATTTTCTGGCTCCCCCCATCCTCAGCGAGAAGATGGCCAAGACCTATGAAAATTCCGGAAAGCTCAACGAAGACGGATACCATGGGGAACGGCCTCTACCGGAAACTGAAGCTCTTTGGTATCTCTCCACAGTATCCAACGATCATCGGGCACTTTTGAAGCACCCGGTGATTGCCAGCTTTCTCTGGCTGAAATGGCAGAGAATTCGGACCATCTTCTACGTCAATCTGTTTCTTTATTTCCTGTTCGTGCTGCTCCTCACCAGTTTCATCTTCTTGAGATTCGGAGGATTTGCCGTTCAACCTGCGTTCAACGTCAGTGATGCCCAAAGACATCCCTCGTATGAtttcaacaacagcaacaagacCGCCATTGTCATTCTCACCGTTGCCATATCCGTCCTCTTGGCCATTCTGGCGTTGcgagaaatatttcaaatgttggtCTCCGTCAAGCGCTACTTCTTCAGTCCGGAAAACATCATGGAGATCATGATCCTCGTCATAAGCTGTATAATTCTATATGATGAAGATGCATACACCATGGACACTAAACGACATCTGGCTGCAGTGTGCATTCTCATGACGTGGACCGAGATGCTAGTTTTGATTGGGCGTCACCCTCGATTGAGCACCAATATCACCATGTTCACCACGGTCATCACCACGTTCTTTGCCTTTCTCCTTTGGtacagcatcatcatcattgcctTTGGCATCAGTTTCTACATCATGATGCACCAGGACTTCAAGGAGGGAGAATTGAACACGGAATACCCTTTCTTTGACACCATCTGGTTGGCCTTGTTTAAGACGTCTGCCATGTTCGTGGGGGAGCTGGAGTTCGCTGACATTCCATTCACGGGCAACGTTTTGAGTTACCTgatcttcttggccttcatcttcttgattgTGGTGGTTTTGATGAATCTTCTCAATGGCTTAGCAGTAAGTGATACTGGCCTCATTCGGGAAGAGGCCGAGGTCGTTGGATGGACATCACGGGTTGAGTCGATCACTTACGTGGAGTCTATGTTGTTGGGCGATCCCTTCTACTTCCTGAGCAACTGGCCTCCGATcaagattttgcaaaagattccAAATTGCACTGTATGCCGGTTATTGTACCGTTTCCCAAGAGTTCGCGACCTCCTGCAGAAAATCTCGGGTGGAACCAAAATTTTGTTGTTCTACTCTTGTCTACCAAACAAGAGGGCCATTTTCACTCCCAATAAGAAAACCCAACGATTGCTCCTTAGCTACAAGAACAGTCTGAAAATCGACCACGAAACGGCTAATGGCATTTCCTTGAAGACGGAGGGACAGAAATTGGCCATCAGTGATGATGTTTTGGATTCGGCCAAGAGTCTTCTTCTGGCTAAAATGCGGGCGGAGAAAGAAGCCGAAGAGAAAAAGGCC